Genomic DNA from Acidobacteriota bacterium:
TCGAATCAGGGCGCGCGTCGAACAGGACAAATTTAACCATCCCCTTGATCACGGTGAAATTGTCCGTCTGCTTCTTATGCTTATGCCAGGCTTTTACGACACCGTGATACGCCGTTGTAACGTATACCTGCCCGAATTTTAAAAAGAGCTGGTCGTCGCACCTCAAAATTTCCATCAATCTGCCTCTCTCATCGGGAATGATCTTAAGATTCTTGACCTTGACCCCTTCTATCATAACTTCTCCTCATTTAGATCTTATTGGCGCCTCCTCCTGCGACGAGCTTGTTGGCTCGGTGAAGAGATTCAAAGGTCCCCGCATCTGTCCACCAGCCGTCTAGTATCTCGTAGGTCATCTCCCCTCTCTCAATGTACGCGTTATTCACGTCGGTGATCTCGAGCTCGCCGCGAGCCGATGGTTTCAGTCCTTTGATGATTTCAAAGACACGCGAATCGTAAAAGTAAATTCCGGTTACGGCATAATTAGACTTCGGCAACTTTGGCTTCTCTTCGACGGTGATGATCCTGTTGCCTTCTAAAACGGGAACGCCGAACCGTTCTGGGTCCGGGATCTCCTTCAACATGATCTTCGCCCCCCTCTCCTGCTCTTCGAAGTTCTCCGCAGCTTTCCTCACATTCTTCTCTATGACATTGTCCCCGAGTACAACACAGATCTTTTCCCTGTCGGCAAAATGCTCCGCAAGGCGAAGGGCGTCGGCTATCCCTCCCTCACCCTGCTGATATGTGTAGTTGATGTGCTTGAGCCCGAACTCGGCGCCATTCCCGAGAAGCCTCAGGAAATCTCCAGCGTTGTTTCCCCCGGTCACGAGGAGAATATCGTTGATTCCTATGTTAAGTAGCATCTCTATCGGATAATAGATCATTGGCTTGTTATATATTGGAAGGAGATGTTTGTTCGTAACCTTTGTGAGGGGATAAAGTCTCGTCCCGAGCCCTCCCGCCAGAATAACACCTTTCATAATCTCTCCTGCCTATTAGAAGCGATCACATCCGAAGACTGTCCCTCTCTTCATTAAGAACGACGATTGCCCGGATCGCCGAGGCATGTTTTCCAAGAAATATTCGACAAAATTCTACAGTCTTGCCTCTTTTCATGCAATAGATTTCTTGCCAAGTATTAATGCATTAGCGATGAGAGTTGAACTGGCAAGGTTCTGGATCGCAGAAAGATATTTCATCGGCAGACAGGGGGAAGTGCTAAAATAGGCACCAAGGTGAGACGATGAAGATCGGGATCTTTGGTTTTCCGATGGTCGGAAAGACGACCCTCTTCAACATCCTGACAGGAGCCCACACCGACACGACGAAACATGCCTTTACTGGGAAAGCAGAAGTCCATATCGGCATCTCCAGGGTGTATGATCCCAGGCTCGACACCCTCTCCTGCATGCTCAAGCCCAAAAAGACTACATTTGCGACTCTTGAGTTCATCGACCTCGGGCAGATCAAGAGAGAAGAAGAAAAGGAGAGCTTCCTGCTCAACGAGCTGAAGAGCGTTGCCGCTCTGATCCACGTCGTGCGCGGGTTCCACGATGAGACGATCCCCCATTCCCAGAAGGAGATCAGTCCGGCAAAGGACATCAGGACGATGGAAGCGGAGCTGATCCTGTCGGATGCCATCATCGCCGAGAACAGGATTCACAGGCTGGAATCGAGCATCAAGAGGAGCCATAAAGAGGAAGAGATAAAAGAGCTGGAATTGGTGAAGAAATGCTATGAATTCCTTCAGAAGGAGATGCCGCTTCGGGAACTGCCTCTCAGCGAAGAAGAGGAAAAGAAGCTAAAGGGGTTTACGTTCCTGAGCGAGAAGCCGCTTCTCAATGCCATCAACATGGATGAAAAAGATATCCAGAAGATGGGAAGCTATCTTGATTTCCACTCGCTCAAGGATCTTAACGCAAAGCCGAAATTTTTGACGGTACCCTTCTCCGCGAAGATCGAAGCGGAGCTTCTGGAACTTCCTCCGGAAGATGCCACCGCCTTCAAGAGCGAATACGGGATCACCGATTCCTGCCATGAAAGGGTGGTGAATGCAGTTCTCAGGATACTTGACCTCATCACTTTCTTCACCGTCGTCGGGGATGAAACGCGGGGCTGGCTCATCAAAAAGGGAACGCATGCCCTCAGAGCCGCCGGCACAGTACACACCGACATGGAGCGGGGGTTCATCAAAGCGGAGATCGTCCACTACGGCGACTTCATCAGGGAAGGCTCCTTCCATTATGCGAAGGAAAAGGGGCTTCTCAGGCTCGAGGGGAAGGACTACATCGTCCAGGACGGCGACATCATCAACTTCAAATTCAACATCTGAAATCTTCGGAAAAAAATGATCCATTGAGATCTTTGCCGTATCATAATAAAGAGTGCGACGTTGAGAAACAGCTTTCATTGTTTCTCCAGAAAAGGAGATGGACCATGAAATCATTGAATGGGAATATGGATGGAGAATGCGGATCTATTGAAGACAATCCTTTTCAACACAGGTTTGTAAGATCATGCAAGGCTTTCATGAGGCGGGGTTCATGTTCCGGCAGGATGGTTCGAAAATCAAGAAGGTA
This window encodes:
- a CDS encoding sugar phosphate nucleotidyltransferase, whose protein sequence is MKGVILAGGLGTRLYPLTKVTNKHLLPIYNKPMIYYPIEMLLNIGINDILLVTGGNNAGDFLRLLGNGAEFGLKHINYTYQQGEGGIADALRLAEHFADREKICVVLGDNVIEKNVRKAAENFEEQERGAKIMLKEIPDPERFGVPVLEGNRIITVEEKPKLPKSNYAVTGIYFYDSRVFEIIKGLKPSARGELEITDVNNAYIERGEMTYEILDGWWTDAGTFESLHRANKLVAGGGANKI
- a CDS encoding dTDP-4-dehydrorhamnose 3,5-epimerase family protein, with amino-acid sequence MIEGVKVKNLKIIPDERGRLMEILRCDDQLFLKFGQVYVTTAYHGVVKAWHKHKKQTDNFTVIKGMVKFVLFDARPDSKTNGHINEFYVGEYNPILIQIPAGVYHGFKAVSEEEVIAMNIPTEPYDYKDPDEQRLEPHSDEIPYNWQRKDR
- a CDS encoding DUF933 domain-containing protein, with protein sequence MKIGIFGFPMVGKTTLFNILTGAHTDTTKHAFTGKAEVHIGISRVYDPRLDTLSCMLKPKKTTFATLEFIDLGQIKREEEKESFLLNELKSVAALIHVVRGFHDETIPHSQKEISPAKDIRTMEAELILSDAIIAENRIHRLESSIKRSHKEEEIKELELVKKCYEFLQKEMPLRELPLSEEEEKKLKGFTFLSEKPLLNAINMDEKDIQKMGSYLDFHSLKDLNAKPKFLTVPFSAKIEAELLELPPEDATAFKSEYGITDSCHERVVNAVLRILDLITFFTVVGDETRGWLIKKGTHALRAAGTVHTDMERGFIKAEIVHYGDFIREGSFHYAKEKGLLRLEGKDYIVQDGDIINFKFNI